ACGTGGCCCGAGGACGGCCTGTTTGAGTTCGATCCCGACCGCTTCGCGGCGATCGTCGAGAAAGCCCGCCGCGTCCGCGACGCGATCGACGAACACGGCTTCGCCACCTGCGAAAGCGAGGTGCCGTTCGACAAGTGCGGGTGTTTCCTCTGCGGCAACGAAACGCTCACGTTCGATTAACGGCTGACCGCCGCGCCGTTCTTTTTCGCCGTACCGCTGATCTCGATTCGCTCGAGAGTCACCGACTCGTGCGTTCTCCGGTAGTTTTATGATATACCGTAACTAAGCTACGATTGAGTACCAGCGTGGTACTCGGTGTTCCCCATGACCGTTTCACAGACCCAAACCGACGCGACGCTCCCGGATGGCTGGGAGCGCGTCGACGAACCCGCACCGTATTACAAGTACGTCGCTCGAGACGCGGTCGACGTCTGCGACCACCGCGGCAATCTCCGCTACCGGCGCGACGTCGTCGTAATCGTCGTCCCCGAGGAGGGCAGCGTTGGCGTCGCGAAGGGGCCGGCCCACCGCAACCACTGGCCCGCCGACGACCCGGACGCTGCCGGCCGACGGCTCGCTCGGGAGATCGACGCGTGGCTCGCGGAGGGCAACGGCCCCTACGACAAGAGCGGCGACCTGAAACAGCGCCTCGAGCGCGCCGTCACGGAGGGCCAGCGATGACGCGTCAGCACATGAGCGACCGACGGCACGACGAGAAAGAGACCAAATCCGAAATGGACGGCAAGGGGCCGCGAGCGTGGTAAAATGAGCCGCCCAAAAATCTGCACTGTCGTGTCCTGCGGTGAGACCAAAGTCGACCTCCCGGCCGGCGCCTCAACCGAGGCCCGCCTGCTGTACGACTCGAGCGTTCACACGTGCAAGGACCGCTACGGCTGCCACTCGGACGGCTACTACATCATGAGCGCGGAGTACGGCCTCGTTCACAACCAGACCGAGATTGCGCACTACGACAAGACGCTCGACGAAATGAGCGACATGGCGATCCGTGCGTGGGGCCGATCGGTTGCCGACGACCTCGCGAACGTGCTCGAGAATCGGGGCTTCGACGCGGTCGTGTTGATCGGCAGCAAGACCTACGTCGGGGCGCTGCGGCCGCACTTCGATTCGCTTCCGGCGGCCGTGCTGACGCCGTGGCAGACGTCCGACTACGTGACCGGCGTCGGTCGCGGTATGGCGTGGTGCAATGACGAACTGAACTGGCCGGAAAACGTCTCGATCGCCGAAGAAATCGGAACGGTCGTCTCGGAGGCATAATCCATGCCGAAACCAGAAATTCCCGACGCGTGCGAGCTGCCGTGTGCGATCAACGGGTGGCTCTACGACACCGACGACACGTCGAACGGCCACGTCTGGCGCTCGAGCGAGCACGACTGTTCGATCGGCGTCTTCGATACCATCGGCTCGGTGGCCGTTCGCGTCACCGACGACCGCGTCTCGGGATTCGCGTCGAATATCACGCTCGAGCGGATCGACTACGACGACGATCGCGACGCCGCGCTCGTCGACGGCTTCGCGGCCGCCTGCGAGTGGATGACCGAGACCGACCCCGACGCGTGGTCGCACCCGGACGTCTGCGAGGCCGTGTTCGACGCGCCGCCGGGGTACGCACTCGAGACGTACTACCTCGAGAACCGCGAGGCGATCGTCTACTACCGCGACCTCGCGTTCGACGGGGACCGACCGACGCGGCGCGTTCCCGACGAGTACAGCCGGGAAAACTGCCCGTATCTGTACGTCCACGAGTGGCGCGGCAGCGGGTCGGCGACCGTTGCGCTCACGCCGTGGACCGAAGCGCACGGGCCGGGCTCGCGGCATCCTGAAATCGAGTCTGTCGTCGAAACGCCTAGTGAATGCGGGCTCGAGGTCGCGGTTACGATGGCGCGACAGTGGGCTCGTGAACACACAGAGGGGGAGATCGACGCCGATGCGACCGGACAAGCCGGCCTTGAGGGGTGGTCGGCGTGACCGACTGCGATCCCGGCCGCTGTCCGCGGTGTGGCGACCTGCTCGAAATCCACGGCACCGAACCCGGAATCCGGCGCTACTGGGTGTGCGACGACCACGCCCGCCCTGTCGTGATCCTCCCGCCGGAAAACATCGGGTGGGCGCTGACGGATGCCCGGATGCCGTTGACCGATCCGTTCGGCCAGCACGGCCCGGAGTCGTTCGACGGTGGCGTGTCAGTCGCCGATCGGTTCTGCGATCGACTCGAGACGGTCTACCAGGGCGTGCACGAGCACAACCGCGAGCGCCACCTGTCGGCTTCCGATCGGGACGGCGACGGGAAACAGGCCGGACTCGAGGCGTTCGCCGGAGGTGCGTCGCTATGAGGCTCTACTACACCGGTGCGTCGCCCGATAACCTGCGAAAAGCTCGCGAGCACGCACCCTCGCACTCGCACGGCTACGGCTGGACGCCAGCCAAGATGACGCCCCACGACGGGCCGTACTTCGTGGACAACGGCGCATTCTCGGATTCGTTCGACCCGGACGCCTACTACGAGACGCTGGACCGGTCGCTCACCGAAATGCCGACGTCGCCGGATTTCTTCGTTCTGCCGGACGTCTACGGCGACGCCGAGGCGACGATCGACAGGCACCTCGAGTGGTTGTGGGAACGCAAACTCCCGATCGGCAGCGGCGAACTCATGCGCTACTGGGTGCTGCAACCGGGCCTCCCGCTCGAGGAGCAGTTCGACCGGATTCGGGGCTGTCAAGGCGTGTTCGTCGGCGGGCCGAAGCGGTGGAAACGTGCCTACGGCGATCGCATCGTCGAACTCGCGAACAACTACGACGACGACCCGACGCTGACCGACGGCCTTCGCACGCACGTCGGGAATCCGGGAGGCGCGGACGGCCTCGTGTGGGCCTACGAAACCGGGTTCGACAGTTGCGATACGACGTCGATCTTCCAGAACGGCTACTGGCACTATCTCGACAAACTCGAGGAGGCGACCCAAGAGACCGGATCGCCTGAGCCCGAACCCGGCGAGCCCGGCAGCAAGCAGGCGACCGTCACGGAGTGGTCGGCATGACCGTCGAGTACGTGATCGGCGACGCTCTCGAGCGGCTTCGCGACGAACCTGCCGGCAGCGCCGCGTTCGTCCACCTCGATGACGCGTGGGCGCGACCGAACCGCAACGGTGCCTTCGGCGTCGAGTATCCCACCCATCCGTTCGACGAGGACGTAGCCGACGATGTGGCCGGCGAGCCCGGCGTTGAGACGGATCTGACCGTTGTGGACATGCTTGAGGCGTGCTACCGCGTCCTCGAGCCCGGCGGTGTGCTGGCTGTCGATACGGACAGTCACCTCTGCCCGCGCGTGCTCACCTACGCGATCGAGACCTGGGGCCGGGGCTGCTACGCCGTTCACGAGACGACGTTACTCACCAAGGCCGGCGAACCCGACCGG
This Halopiger xanaduensis SH-6 DNA region includes the following protein-coding sequences:
- a CDS encoding DUF6884 domain-containing protein; translation: MSRPKICTVVSCGETKVDLPAGASTEARLLYDSSVHTCKDRYGCHSDGYYIMSAEYGLVHNQTEIAHYDKTLDEMSDMAIRAWGRSVADDLANVLENRGFDAVVLIGSKTYVGALRPHFDSLPAAVLTPWQTSDYVTGVGRGMAWCNDELNWPENVSIAEEIGTVVSEA